The following nucleotide sequence is from Agromyces sp. SYSU T00194.
CGTTCGCGCGCCGGGAGAAGAGGAGGGCGATGATGAGCAGCCCGAAGGCGATGCTGAAGTACTCGGCGATGGCGCTGGGAGTGACGACGATGACCCAGACGGAGCCGGCGATCGAGAGCACCTCGACAATCGTGACGATGATGCGTGCGGCGGAGTTGCCGCGCAGCAGCCCGGCCGCCACGGCGATCGCCACGACGCCGACGATGATCGAGACGATCGCGATCGTCGTGAGCGACACCCGCGCCCCCTCGGCTGCCTGGCCTGCGCCGAACAACAGCACCAGCGCGCCGCCGAGGATGTCGAAGAAGCCGCCGATCCAGGTCAGGATCGCGACGAAGGTGACGCCGCCCGGTCGTGTGGCCACGTGGGTCCTCCGCTCAGTCGGCGACGGGCTCGCCGGGCGCGAGGCCCCGGAAGTACCGGGTGGACTCGGGCATCCAGAGCAGCGTGATCGCCGCCACGGCGACGAGCGCGCTCAGGATCTCCCCGGCCATGCCGGCCGGGTTCATCACGCCGATCACGATCGACGCGAGTGCGCTGAGCGCCTCGAGCACGGTGACGGCGATACGCGAGACCGGGTTGCCGCGCAGCAGCCCGATCGCGGCGACGATGACGATGACGCCGAGCAGGAGGGACACCGTCGACGCGGCGATGAGCGCCGCCGTGCCGCCGAACTGCTCGGCGAACTCCGGGTCGGATGCGGCCGTGAACAACAGGATCGACGCCAGGATGTCGATCGCCGCGCCGATCCAGACGAGGAACGCGACGATCGTGATGCCCACGGGCCGCTTCGGTCCGAACTGGTCTGCCATGCGCTCTCCCCCGATGCTCGGCGATATCGCGATCCTAGCGAGACGACTCAGCCGTCCGCGACGACCTTCAACAGCTCCTCGCCGTACGCCTCGCGCTTCTTCGCGCCGATGCCGGTGATGCCGTCGAGCTCGGCGATGCTGCCCGGACGAGCCTGCGCCACCGCGCGGAGCGTGGCGTCGCCGAACACGATGTACGCCGGGACGCCCTGCGTGCGGGCCTGGTCGGCGCGCCACGCCCGCAGTGCCTCGAACAGCTCCAGCTGTGCGGGCTCGAGGTCGGCCGCCGCGGGCGCTGCGGCGCGGGAGGCCCGCACCGGCCGATCGGGCTCGGTGCGCAGCGACACGGTGCGCTCACCGGAGAGCACCGCCCCCGAGGCATCCGTCAGCCCCAGCGTGCCGTACTCGCCCTGCGCCTGGATGAGCCCCTGCGCGAGGAGCTGCCGCACCACGCCCCGCCACTGCTGGTCGCCGAGGTCGTCGCCGATGCCGTAGGTCGCGAGCCGGTCGTGGCCGTACTGGCGCACGCGCGCCGTGTCGTTGCCGCGCAGGATGTCGATGAGGTGCCCGGCCCCGAAGCGCTGCCGCCGTTCGCGCTCGAGGCGCACGATCGTCGAGAGCAGCTTCTGCGCGGGGACGGTGCCGTCCCACGACTCGGGCGGCGCGAGGCACGTGTCGCAGTTGCCGCACGGGGTGCTCTGCTCGCCGAAGTAGCCGAGCAGGTTCTGGCGGCGGCAGCTCACGGTCTCACAGAGCGCGAGCATCGCGTCGAGGTGCTGCTGCATGCGGCGCCGGTGCGCGAGGTCGCCCGGGCTCTCGTCGATCATGCGGCGCTGCTGCACGACGTCCTGCAGGCCGTACGCGAGCCACGCGGTCGCCGGCTCCCCGTCGCGGCCCGCACGACCGGTCTCCTGGTAGTACCCCTCGACCGACTTCGGCAGGTCGACGTGGGCGACGAAGCGCACGTCGGGCTTGTCGATGCCCATGCCGAACGCGATCGTGGCGACGACCACGACGCCGTCCTCCTGCTGGAACCGGCGCTGGGTCTCGGCGCGCACCTCGGCCGGGAGCCCGGCGTGGTACGGCAGGGCGCGCACGCCGTTGCCGTCGAGGAACGCGGCGAGCTTCTCGGTGCTGGCTCGCGAGAGCGCGTAGACGATGCCCGAGACCGGGTGCCCCTCGGCGTCGCGGCCCTCGCGTCGGATGAACTCGAGCAGCTGCTGGCGCACCTGGCGCTTCGACTCGATGCGGTACTGGATGTTCGGGCGGTCGAAGCTCGACACGAAGTGGCGCGCGTCACCGAGCGACAGCCGCTCGGTGAGCTCGCGGTGCGTCGCCTCGGTCGCGGTCGCGGTGAGGGCGATGCGCGGCACGTCGGGCCAGCGCTCGGCCAGTTCGGCGAGCGCGAGGTAGTCGGGGCGGAAGTCGTGGCCCCACTGCGAGACGCAGTGCGCCTCGTCGATGGCGAACAGCGCGATGGAGCCCGACTCGAGCAGGCGCTTCGCGCCCTCGGTGTTCAGGCGCTCCGGGGCGATGTAGAGCAGGTCGAGCTCGCCGGTGCGGTACGCACGCTCGACCTCGCGCCGTTCGTCGGGCGACTGCGAGGAGTTGAGGTAGGCGGCGCGCACGCCGTTGCGCACGAGCGCGTCGACCTGGTCGTGCATGAGCGCGATGAGCGGCGAGACCACCACGCCCGTGCCGGGACGCAGCAGCGCGGGCACCTGGTAGCAGAGGCTCTTGCCGGCGCCGGTCGGCATGAGCACGACCGCGTCGCCGCCACCCGCGACGTGGGCGATGACCTCAGCCTGGTGACCGCGGAACTCGTCGTACCCGAAGACCGCGTGCAACGCCTCGCGCGCGTCGGCGAAGCGGGGCGGGGCGGGTGCCGCAGGCGCGGCGGCGGGGACCGCGTCGGCCGGGACCGCGTCGGCCGGTACCGCGGTGGCCGGGACCGACGAGACGGCGCCCCCGCCGCCGGGGATCACGGTCTCCCACTCGGGCTCGGGCGGCGGCACGTCGTCGGGGTCCGGCGGCGGCGCGACGGCGTCGGGGTCCCACCAGTCGTCGTCGGGCGCCGATGCTGCGTTCCAGGTCACCCGACGAGCCTAACCAGCCCCGGCGACGAGCGGGCGGGCGAGGCCGCCGCCCCGCCCGCCCTCCCGCCGGGCACGATGTGGAGGAAGCGGCTCAGTCGTCGCCGGAGCCGTCCGGCTTCCGCCGGGTCAGCAGCAGGGTCGCCCCGACCGCCGCCGCGACCGCGAGTGCGGCGCCGCCGATCCAGAGGGCCTCGGCCGGCACGGCGAACCCGTCGCCGTCGGCCGCCTCGGAGGCTTCCGCGCCGTCATCGCCCGCGCCGGCGCCGCAGGCGAAGTCGGCCTCGCTCCCCGTGCCCAGCTCGACGCCGTCGCCGGGCGCCCAGGTGAACCCGAACTCGCCGGAGATCGGGTGCCCGTCGGTCGACACGGCCTGCCAGGTGACGGTGTACTCGCCCGGGTCGCCGAGGTCGGTGTCGAGCTCGACGGCCGAGCCCGCCACCACGCCGCATCCGTCGCCGTAGTGCCGGCCGTCGGGGCCGACCACCTGCATGATCGCCCCGTTGCCGAGGTCGAGCAGCGCATCGTTGGTCGTGACCGAGATCGTGCCGGGCTGCTCGGTCACGGTCGACCCGTCCTCGGGCGCCCAGGCGACCGGGTAGTTGTGCGCCGCGGCCGGGAGTGCGGGCAGCAGCGCGAGCGCGAGTGCGGCGGCCGCGCCGCCGAGCGCGCCCACGACGCCGCGGCGGCGCGCGTCCCGCACGGTCACCGCTTCGCTGCCCCGCGCCGTGCGGTCACGGCGAGCACGATGCCCACCGCACCGACGACGAGTCCGCCGATGCCGAGCACGCGGGCCAGGACGTCGGACTCCGCGGCATCCGACGCCTCGGACGCCTCGGCGTGGTCGTCGTCGGCGTGCTCGTCCTCGTCGGACTCCGCGGTGCCGTGCGAGTGGGCGTCGCCGGTCGACTCCGTCACGGTGAAGAAGGGTGCCGCGTTCTCGGGCTCCTCACCGCCGGCCTCGGTCACCTCGGTCCAGAGGTTCTCGCCCTCGGTGCACTCCTGCACGACCGGGAACACGAGGTCGGTCCCCGCGGCGTCCTCGGGGATGAGCACCTGCATCGAGACGGTGTCGCGGTAGGCGTCGGGCAGCGGCTCGACCGCCGTGTAGACCACCTGGGCGACGCGCTCGGCGTCCTCGCCGCCGACCGGCTCGGTGACGGTCTCGACGTCCCAGGTCGCGCTGACGGTCGGCTTGACCGCGTCGACGCCCTCGGGGATCTCGATCGTGAGCGAGGTGGTCGGGGAGCCCTCGCAGCCGTGGCCGACGGCGAAGGTCATCACGGAGTACGACCCGGCGGCCGTGCCGCTCGGGGTGACCGAGACGTGGGCGCTGGCGGCCAGCGGGGCCGCGAGCGCGAGGAGGGTGCCGCCGCCGAGTGCGGCCGCGGCGAGGGTGGTGGTGCGGAGGGTGGTGCGGAGGGTCATGGCTGTCCTGTTCGAAGCGCGCGCCGGATCGCTCGCTGGCGCCGGCGCGAAGTGATGGGGGGGGGTGGCGGGGTCGCGACTCAGGCGACGGATGCCACGGGCGGGCCCCGGTGCCGCAGGCCGGACAGCACGACCAGGGCGGGGCGCATCGACGGGCCGGTCCACGCGACGAGGCGCGTGCCGGTCGGGACGGGGGCGGGCAGCCGCACCTCGGGCAGCAGCAGCCGGATGGCCGTGGCGGCCGCGCGCGCGAGCGCGGCGACGGCGAGGTCGCCGCGCTGGAGGGCGACGACCGTGAGCAGCGCCGCGACCGCGTGGGAGACGAGCATCCACGCCGACGCGTGCAGCGTGCTGCCGCCGAGCCCCGCGAGTGCGTCGTCGAAGATCGCCGGGTCGACGGGTGCGTGGGCGGCGTGGACGCCCGCGGTGGCCGACGTGGCGGCGGACGCGGGCGTGGTCACCGAGAAGAGCGCGTGCAGCGCGAGCTGGCTGAGCACGGCGCCGGCCGCGGTGCGCGGCAGGCTGGCGGACGGCCCGACGAGGACCATGCAGACGAGTCCGGAGAAGGTCAGCGCGAGCACGATCGCGAGCCCCCCGGGCGGATGCCCGCCGGCGACCACGTGCGAGAGCGACGCGATCACGGTGGCGGCGGCGGCGACGAACCAGCCGCGCGCGACTGCCTGCCACCTGGTGTTCACGCCGACAGCCTACGTGAACGCGCCGCGGCCCCGCGCACCGGTGCGGTGCGCGGGGCCGCGGCGTGCGATCGGTCGCGTCAGAGCGGAGCGACGTCGAGCGTGAAGGAACTCGTCGTCCCGGTGCTCGGCACCACGATATCGAACGTGGTGAGGCCGGTGTTCCCCGGCACGTCCACGATGACGGTCGCCGTGCCGACCTCGTCGGTCGTCGGCGTGTAGGCGGTGTCGATCGGCGCACTGCCGACCAGCACCCCGCCCACGTAGACCTCGGCCACGTCGGCGTCGGTCTCGTCGCGCGTGAAGTCGAGCGAGGAGAGCTCGACGGTCACCTGCGCGCCGCCCGCGACGGTCGTTCCGCCGGGCACGTGCACGCCCACCGCACGCTGCGCGAGGTCGGGCGCGGCGCTGCCCATCGCGGCGAAGTAGTCGACCATCGACTGCAGGTCGATCTTGCCGCTGTCGGACACGTTCGTGCCGGCGGCGAAGGTGCTGAAGTTGTCACCGCCCGAGGCGAGGAACGAGTTCACGCCGACCGAGTAGGTGTCACCGGGCAGGACGGGCGAGCCGGCGAGCCACATCTCGGTGATCTTGTCGCCGTCGAGACCCTCGGGGTCGTAGGTGTAGGTGAAGTCCGCGCTCGCGCCGAGCTTCAGGAACGGCCGCGAGGCGCCTGCGGGCTGCCACTGCTCCTCGAGCACCTGCTTGAGCTGTGCGCCCGTGAGGTCCATGGACACGAGGGTGTTCGCGAACGGCTGCACGCCGGCCGCCTCCGCGTAGGTCACCTCGCCGGAGGCCAGGTCGGCGCGCAGGCCGCCCGGGTTCATGAAGGTGACGTCCACGTCGCGCGTGCCGTCGACGTTCAACGCCCAGAGCTGCACGTCGGCGACGAAGTTGCCGAGCGTGGACTCGCCGCCGCGGTTCTCCGGGAAGGAGGTCGAGGTGGCCGGGTCGGCCGCGACCGCGCGCCCGAAGTTCGCATCGGCGGTGCCGAGCACCACGCTGCCGAGCTCGTCGGCGACGGCGACCGCGTCGTCCACGATGCGCTGGACCTTGTTGTCCTCCTTGTAGGCGTAGCCGACGACATCGCCCTCGGCATCGCGCACGGCGACGTCGTAGACGGTGTTGTGCATCGAGACGATGGAGTCGCTCAGGGTGTCGTACTCGATCACCATGTTGCTGAACTTCTGCCCGTACTGGCCGCTGGAGATCACCGGTCGACCGTCGATGACGTGGTTGTACGCCAGGTGGGTGTGGCCGGAGACGATCGCGTCGATGTTGTCGTTGGCGTTCAGCACGATGTCGCCGAACCGCGAGGCCGGGTCGATCGCCGACGCGAGGCTCGTGGTCGCCGCGCCCTCGTGGACGAGCATGACGACGATGTCGGCCTCGCCGTTCGCGGCGACGCCGTCGCTCAGCTGGTCGGCCACGCGGTTCGCGGCCGCCACCGGCGACCCCACGTCGATCGTCGCGATGCCGGCGGGGCTCACCAGCGACGGGAGCTCGTCGGTGACCGCGCCGACGAAGCCGATGCTCACGCCCTTGAAGTCCTGCACCCAGTACTCGGGGAGCGCCGGGTCATCGGTGCCCTTCTCGTAGATGTTCGCGCCCAGGTACTCCCAGTCGGCGAGCGGCATCACGCGGTCGGTGAGGTCGGCGAAGCCGAGGTCGAACTCGTGGTTGCCGACCGCGCTGACGTCGAGCCCCATCTGGTTGAGGGCGGCGATGGTCGGCTCGTCCTGCTGGATGAACGAGGTGAACGTCGAGGCGCCGATCATGTCGCCCGCGGCGGCGAACACCGTGTTGGTGTTGCCGCGCGAGAACTCCTTCACGGCGCCGGCGAGCGCCGCAGCGCCGCCGGTGGAGCCGGACTGCTCGAGGCGGCCGTGGAAGTCGTTCACCGTCATCAGGTTGATCTCGGTGATCTTCTGCTTCCCGGCCGGCGGTGCGGCCTGGGCGGTCATCGCGCCGCCGAGGGTGAGCGCGGCGGCGGCCGCGACGGCCACCGTCCCCGCGGCGAGGCGTCGGCCCCGACGTGATGTGCGGGCCGGTGCGCCGGCCGTCCTGTGCTGCATGTTCCGGGTACTCCTTCGTTGCGGATCCGACACCGGCGTCGCCGGGCGACGCGTCCGAAGGGTGCCGGACCCGGACCCGAGGGCCCCGGTGCGCGGCGTCCCCTCCGACCGCACGGTGTCCCCGACCACGGGCAGGGTGGCAGGGGGTGCTGTTCACACTAGGGACCGCATGGGGCACTGCCAAGGCCCCGGCGACGCACAGAACTCGCAATTCACGACGATTTCATGCACGAGTCCGTCGCCGGTGCGCAGATGTGCACGCGAAGCGGTGCGCTGCGCTCAGATGAGCGCCGCGCGTCGCCGCTACGCTGAGCGGATGCTCACGGTCGTGATCGGGCTCGCCGGCGCCCTCGTGTACGGCGCGGCCGACTTCCTCGGCGGGCTCGCCGCCCGACGGGTCAGCGCCCTGCTCGCCACGGCGGTCGCGGCCTCCTCCGGGCTCGTCGCCCTCCTGGTCGCGTACCCGTTCGTCGGCGGCGAGTGGCACCGCGAGGACGTGCTGCTCGGCGCCCTGTCGGGCGTCGCCGGCGCGATCGCCCTCACCCTCCTGTACGCCTGCCTGGCCGTCGGGCCGATGAGCATCCTCTCCCCGCTCACCGCCGTGGTCTCGGCCATCGTGCCGATGGCGTGGGGACTCGCGGCCGGCGAGGCCCTCGCGTCGATCGGCTACGTGGCGCTGGGGCTCGCGCTCGTCGCCGTCGTCCTGGTCGGGTTCGTCCCCGAGCAGGGTGCCGTGCGACCGAGCGTGCGCGGCATCGCGATGGCGATCGGCGCCGGCACGGCGATCGGGGCGTTCCTGATCATCATCGACGGCACGAGCGACGCCAGCGGCATCGTGCCCCTGGTGCTGAACCGCTCCGTCAGCGTGGCCGTGATGACCACCGCGCTGGCCGTACTCGTGCTCGTGGCCCGGAGCCGCTCCCGCGCGTGGTCGAGGCGGGCGGCGGATGCGGCGGGGGCACGCGCGTCCGACGACGAGCCGATCGCGGCGGAGGCGGCGCACGCGGCCGGAGCGGCGGGCGTCGCGGTGCACGCGGCGGCGCGCGAGGACGACGCCGGGCCGCGGGACGCGGCGGGTGCCGCACCGCGGACGTTCACGCTGCGCACGCCCGGCATGGCCCGTGGCATCCGCTTCGCCCTCGCCTGCGGGGTCGTCGACGTCGCCGCGAACGTGCTGCTGCTCGTAGGGCTCCGCATCGGCGACCTCACGGTCGTGAGCGTGCTGACCGCGATGTACCCGGCCGGAACGATCCTGCTGGCGGCGATCGTGCTGCGCGAGCGCATCGCGCCGGTGCAGTGGGTCGGGCTCGCGCTCGCGATCACGGCGGCCGCGATGCTCGCCGCGGCGTAGCATCCGCTCGCGGTCGCGTGCCGGTCGCTAGAGCCGCCCGGCCCAGGACACCCGCACGACCGCGGCGCCCTGCTCGGCGCTCGCGGCGAGGTCGACCTCGCCGCGGATGCGCCAGTCGTGGTCGCCGGCCGGGTCTGCGATGACCTGCTCGACGCGCCAGACGCCCGCATCCGCGTCCTCGTCGATCGACAGCAGGCGCGGCGCGCGAGCCGCGCCATCGGTGCCGATCGCGTCGTGCTCGGCGTAGTACGCATCGAGCACCTCGGGCCAGCCCACCTCGGGATCGAGCTCGGCGAGCTCCTCGTCGCGCTCGAGCGCGGCGAGCTGCACGCGCCGGAACAGCTCGTTGCGCACGAGCACCAGGAAGGCGCGGCGGTTCGACACCACGCTGGGCGGTGCCGGGGGCACGACCTCGGCAGGCTCCGGGCCGTCCTCGAGCGGGTGCGCGAGCCGCTCCCACTCGTCGACCAGGCTCGAGTCGACCTGGCGCACCAGCTCACCGAGCCACTCGATGAGGTCGAGCAGCTCCTCGGTCTTCGCCTCCTCGGGCACCGTCTGGCGCACGGCACGGTAGGCGTCGCTCAGGTACCGCAGCACGAGGCCCTCGCTGCGCTGCAGCTGGTAGAACGACACGTACTCGCCGAACGACATGCTGCGCTCGAACATGTCGCGCACGACCGACTTGGGGCTGAGCTCGAAGTCGCGCACCCACGGCTGGCTCGACGCGAACGTCTCGTAGGCCTGGGCGAGCAGCTCGTCGAGCGGCTTCGGCCAGGTGACCTGCTCGAGGGCCTCCATGCGGTCGTCGTACTCGACGCCGTCGGCCTTCATCGCGGCGACCGCCTCGCCGCGGGCGCGGAACTGCTGCTGCGACAGGATCGGGCGCGGGTCGTCGAGCGTCGACTCGATCACGCTCACCACGTCGAGCGCGTAGTGGCCGGTGCCGACGGATGCCCCGCCGGACGTGTCGTCCGGGTCGAGCAGCTCGATCGCAGCGAGCGCGAACGGCGACAGCGGCTGGTTCAGCGCGAAGTTCGGCTGCAGGTCGACGGTGAGGCGGATGACCGGCGTCGCGGGATCGGCCCGGTCGACCTCGACCACGCCCGCGGCGACGAGGGTGCGGAAGACGCCCAGGGCGCGGCGGGCGAGCTCGCGCTTGCGCGCGAGCGGCTCGTGGTTGTCGAACACGAGCGCGCGGGCGTTCGCGAACACGTCGCCGCCACGCGCGATCACGTTGATGAGCATCGCCGCGGTGAGCTGCAGGTGCGAGGTGAGCGGCTCGGGCTCGGCGTCGATGAGCCGCTCGAACGACCGCTCGGTCCAGTTCACGAACCCCTGCGGCGCCTTCTTGCGCACGACCTTGCGGAGCTTCTTCGCGTCGTCGCCCGCCTTGCGCACGGCGACCGCGTTCTCGATCTCGTGCTCGGGGGCGAGCGCGACCACGGTGCCCGCCGTGTCGTAGCCGGCGCGCCCCGCGCGCCCCGCGATCTGGTGGAACTCGCGGGCGGTGAGCTGCCGCATCCGCTGCCCGTCGTACTTGGTGAGCGCCGTGAGCAGCACGGTGCGGATCGGCACGTTGATGCCGACCCCGAGCGTGTCGGTGCCGCAGATGACCCGCAGCAGCCCGCGCTGCGCGAGCTGCTCGACGAGGCGCCGGTAGCGCGGCAGCATGCCCGCGTGGTGCACCCCGATGCCCGCGCGCACGAGGCGCGAGAGCGTCTTGCCGAACCCCGTGGTGAAGCGGAACTCGCCGATCTCGCGCGCGATCTCGTCGCGCTGCTCGCGGGTCACGACCCGGATCGACGACAGCGCCTGCGCCCGCTCCATGGCCGCCGCCTGCGAGAAGTGCACGATGTAGACCGGCGCCTGCTTCGTCTCGAGCAGCTCCTCGACCGTCTCGTGGGCGGGGGTGACCGCGTACGAGAACGACAGCGGCACGGGCCGCTCGACGCCGGTGACCCGGGCCGTGTCGCGCCCGGTGCGGCGGGTCAGGTCGTCGGCGAGCGCCGTCACGTCGCCGAGCGTCGCCGACATGAGCACGAACTGCACGTCGGTCAGGGTGATGAGCGGCACCTGCCAGGCCCAGCCGCGATCGGGGTCGCCGTAGAAGTGGAACTCGTCCATGACGACCTGGTCGAGGTCGGCCTCGGGGCCGCGACGCAGCGCGAGGTTCGCGAGGATCTCCGCGGTGCAGCAGACGATCGGGGCGTCGGGGTTCACCGACGAGTCGCCGGTGACCATGCCGACGTTCGCCGCGCCGAAGATGTCGACGAGCTGGAAGAACTTCTCGCTCACGAGCGCCTTGATCGGCGCGGTGTAGTAGCTGCGCCCGCCTCGGGCGACGGATGCCGCGTGGGCGGCCACGGCCACGAGCGACTTGCCCGTGCCGGTGGGCGTGGACAGGATGACGTTCGCGCCGGAGACGATCTCGATGACGGCCTCGTCCTGCGCCGGGTAGAGCTCGAGGCCGCGGTCGGCGGCCCAGTCGACGAACCCGTCGTAGGCCGCGTCGGCGTCGAACGGCGTCGGCATGCGGTCGAGCAGCGTGGCGGTCATCCCCACGAGTCTGCCCCATCGGGGCGTGCGCCCGGGAAACGGCCGCCGGGGCCACCCGGACATGAGAGTGGCCGGTGCGCCCCGAGCTCGGGTCGTTGCGCACCGGCCGTCCAGGTCTCGATCGACAGTCAGTTCCCCCTGCATACGCCGTGTCTCGACCCACTCATACGGTAGGAACGCGGCAGGCCCGGGGCATCCGGGGAATCCCTGAAACCGTGCGCTCCGGGGCCGGAACCGGCTACACGCCGAGCAGCAGCGAGACGACGAACAGCACCGGCACGGCGCCCACCGTGGTGAGGAGCACCGTGTCGCGGGCGATGATCTCCGCCGTGTCGTAGCGCTGCGCGATCGTGAACACGTTCTGCGCGCTCGGCAGCGCCGCCAGCACCGTCACCGCGTAGAGCGTGTGCCCGTCGAGCCCGAACGCGAACCGGCCGACCGCCCAGGCGACGACCGGCATCACCAGCAGCTTCAGCGTCGAGGCGAGCAGCACGTCGCGGCGACCGGAGCCGGGCGCGAGCGGGCGCTGGCCGTGCAGCGA
It contains:
- a CDS encoding DUF7144 family membrane protein, which gives rise to MATRPGGVTFVAILTWIGGFFDILGGALVLLFGAGQAAEGARVSLTTIAIVSIIVGVVAIAVAAGLLRGNSAARIIVTIVEVLSIAGSVWVIVVTPSAIAEYFSIAFGLLIIALLFSRRANAFFRG
- the recQ gene encoding DNA helicase RecQ, which produces MTWNAASAPDDDWWDPDAVAPPPDPDDVPPPEPEWETVIPGGGGAVSSVPATAVPADAVPADAVPAAAPAAPAPPRFADAREALHAVFGYDEFRGHQAEVIAHVAGGGDAVVLMPTGAGKSLCYQVPALLRPGTGVVVSPLIALMHDQVDALVRNGVRAAYLNSSQSPDERREVERAYRTGELDLLYIAPERLNTEGAKRLLESGSIALFAIDEAHCVSQWGHDFRPDYLALAELAERWPDVPRIALTATATEATHRELTERLSLGDARHFVSSFDRPNIQYRIESKRQVRQQLLEFIRREGRDAEGHPVSGIVYALSRASTEKLAAFLDGNGVRALPYHAGLPAEVRAETQRRFQQEDGVVVVATIAFGMGIDKPDVRFVAHVDLPKSVEGYYQETGRAGRDGEPATAWLAYGLQDVVQQRRMIDESPGDLAHRRRMQQHLDAMLALCETVSCRRQNLLGYFGEQSTPCGNCDTCLAPPESWDGTVPAQKLLSTIVRLERERRQRFGAGHLIDILRGNDTARVRQYGHDRLATYGIGDDLGDQQWRGVVRQLLAQGLIQAQGEYGTLGLTDASGAVLSGERTVSLRTEPDRPVRASRAAAPAAADLEPAQLELFEALRAWRADQARTQGVPAYIVFGDATLRAVAQARPGSIAELDGITGIGAKKREAYGEELLKVVADG
- a CDS encoding copper resistance CopC family protein; the protein is MTVRDARRRGVVGALGGAAAALALALLPALPAAAHNYPVAWAPEDGSTVTEQPGTISVTTNDALLDLGNGAIMQVVGPDGRHYGDGCGVVAGSAVELDTDLGDPGEYTVTWQAVSTDGHPISGEFGFTWAPGDGVELGTGSEADFACGAGAGDDGAEASEAADGDGFAVPAEALWIGGAALAVAAAVGATLLLTRRKPDGSGDD
- a CDS encoding YcnI family copper-binding membrane protein, which produces MTLRTTLRTTTLAAAALGGGTLLALAAPLAASAHVSVTPSGTAAGSYSVMTFAVGHGCEGSPTTSLTIEIPEGVDAVKPTVSATWDVETVTEPVGGEDAERVAQVVYTAVEPLPDAYRDTVSMQVLIPEDAAGTDLVFPVVQECTEGENLWTEVTEAGGEEPENAAPFFTVTESTGDAHSHGTAESDEDEHADDDHAEASEASDAAESDVLARVLGIGGLVVGAVGIVLAVTARRGAAKR
- a CDS encoding bifunctional metallophosphatase/5'-nucleotidase gives rise to the protein MQHRTAGAPARTSRRGRRLAAGTVAVAAAAALTLGGAMTAQAAPPAGKQKITEINLMTVNDFHGRLEQSGSTGGAAALAGAVKEFSRGNTNTVFAAAGDMIGASTFTSFIQQDEPTIAALNQMGLDVSAVGNHEFDLGFADLTDRVMPLADWEYLGANIYEKGTDDPALPEYWVQDFKGVSIGFVGAVTDELPSLVSPAGIATIDVGSPVAAANRVADQLSDGVAANGEADIVVMLVHEGAATTSLASAIDPASRFGDIVLNANDNIDAIVSGHTHLAYNHVIDGRPVISSGQYGQKFSNMVIEYDTLSDSIVSMHNTVYDVAVRDAEGDVVGYAYKEDNKVQRIVDDAVAVADELGSVVLGTADANFGRAVAADPATSTSFPENRGGESTLGNFVADVQLWALNVDGTRDVDVTFMNPGGLRADLASGEVTYAEAAGVQPFANTLVSMDLTGAQLKQVLEEQWQPAGASRPFLKLGASADFTYTYDPEGLDGDKITEMWLAGSPVLPGDTYSVGVNSFLASGGDNFSTFAAGTNVSDSGKIDLQSMVDYFAAMGSAAPDLAQRAVGVHVPGGTTVAGGAQVTVELSSLDFTRDETDADVAEVYVGGVLVGSAPIDTAYTPTTDEVGTATVIVDVPGNTGLTTFDIVVPSTGTTSSFTLDVAPL
- a CDS encoding EamA family transporter gives rise to the protein MLTVVIGLAGALVYGAADFLGGLAARRVSALLATAVAASSGLVALLVAYPFVGGEWHREDVLLGALSGVAGAIALTLLYACLAVGPMSILSPLTAVVSAIVPMAWGLAAGEALASIGYVALGLALVAVVLVGFVPEQGAVRPSVRGIAMAIGAGTAIGAFLIIIDGTSDASGIVPLVLNRSVSVAVMTTALAVLVLVARSRSRAWSRRAADAAGARASDDEPIAAEAAHAAGAAGVAVHAAAREDDAGPRDAAGAAPRTFTLRTPGMARGIRFALACGVVDVAANVLLLVGLRIGDLTVVSVLTAMYPAGTILLAAIVLRERIAPVQWVGLALAITAAAMLAAA
- a CDS encoding DEAD/DEAH box helicase yields the protein MTATLLDRMPTPFDADAAYDGFVDWAADRGLELYPAQDEAVIEIVSGANVILSTPTGTGKSLVAVAAHAASVARGGRSYYTAPIKALVSEKFFQLVDIFGAANVGMVTGDSSVNPDAPIVCCTAEILANLALRRGPEADLDQVVMDEFHFYGDPDRGWAWQVPLITLTDVQFVLMSATLGDVTALADDLTRRTGRDTARVTGVERPVPLSFSYAVTPAHETVEELLETKQAPVYIVHFSQAAAMERAQALSSIRVVTREQRDEIAREIGEFRFTTGFGKTLSRLVRAGIGVHHAGMLPRYRRLVEQLAQRGLLRVICGTDTLGVGINVPIRTVLLTALTKYDGQRMRQLTAREFHQIAGRAGRAGYDTAGTVVALAPEHEIENAVAVRKAGDDAKKLRKVVRKKAPQGFVNWTERSFERLIDAEPEPLTSHLQLTAAMLINVIARGGDVFANARALVFDNHEPLARKRELARRALGVFRTLVAAGVVEVDRADPATPVIRLTVDLQPNFALNQPLSPFALAAIELLDPDDTSGGASVGTGHYALDVVSVIESTLDDPRPILSQQQFRARGEAVAAMKADGVEYDDRMEALEQVTWPKPLDELLAQAYETFASSQPWVRDFELSPKSVVRDMFERSMSFGEYVSFYQLQRSEGLVLRYLSDAYRAVRQTVPEEAKTEELLDLIEWLGELVRQVDSSLVDEWERLAHPLEDGPEPAEVVPPAPPSVVSNRRAFLVLVRNELFRRVQLAALERDEELAELDPEVGWPEVLDAYYAEHDAIGTDGAARAPRLLSIDEDADAGVWRVEQVIADPAGDHDWRIRGEVDLAASAEQGAAVVRVSWAGRL